A genomic stretch from Pseudophryne corroboree isolate aPseCor3 chromosome 3 unlocalized genomic scaffold, aPseCor3.hap2 SUPER_3_unloc_13, whole genome shotgun sequence includes:
- the LOC134983347 gene encoding oocyte zinc finger protein XlCOF6.1-like — MLSPDCEIKDNDSIQDSPGDNPNTPIIHPALPAVPSDPGECSPDHSDIGASVTALRVDTVFPCSIDAKCFTPNTKPINPHTGKAGERPLICSECGKCFTYKSQFVIHQRSHTSEKPFLCSECGKCFTYKSDLVIHHRSHTGEKLFSCSECGKCFTRKSDLVGHHRSHTGKKAFPCSECGKCFTRKSDLVVHHRSHTGEKPFSCSECGKCFTRKSHLVGHHRSHTGKKAFPCSECGKCFTRKSDLVVHHRSHTGEKPFSCSECGKCFTYKSDLVGHHRSHTGEKAFPCSECGKCFTRKSDLVRHHRSHTGEKPFPCSECGKCFAHKSHLVTHHRSHTGDKPFSCSECGKCFTRKSDLVKHHRSHTGEKPFPCSECGKCFAHKLHLVRHNRTHTGEKPFPCSECGKCFTQNSHLVRHQRTHTGKRLFLYSEK, encoded by the coding sequence atgttatccccggattgtgaaataaaagataatgacagtatacaggattctccaggagataatcccaataccccaattatacatccagctctaccagctgttccctctgatcctggggaatgttctcctgatcactctgatattggagcatctgttacagctctgagagtagatacagtgtttccgtgttctatagatgccaaatgttttacaccgaacacaaagcctattaacccacacacaggtaaggcaggtgagaggccactgatctgttctgagtgtgggaaatgttttacatacaaatcgcaatttgttatacatcagagaagtcacacaagtgagaagccatttctatgttctgagtgtgggaaatgttttacatacaaatcagatcttgttatacatcacagaagtcacacaggtgagaagctattttcttgctctgagtgtgggaaatgttttacacggaaatcagatcttgttggacatcacagaagtcacacgggtaagaaggcatttccatgttctgagtgcgggaaatgttttacacggaaatcagatcttgttgtacatcacagaagtcacacaggtgagaagccattttcttgctctgagtgcgggaaatgttttacacggaaatcacatcttgttggacatcacagaagtcacacgggtaagaaggcatttccatgttctgagtgcgggaaatgttttacaaggaaatcagatcttgttgtacatcacagaagtcacacaggtgagaagccattttcttgctctgagtgcgggaaatgttttacatacaaatcagatcttgttggacatcacagaagtcacacaggtgagaaggcatttccatgttctgagtgtgggaaatgttttacacggaaatcagatcttgttagacatcacagaagtcacacaggtgagaagccatttccatgttctgagtgtgggaaatgttttgcacacaaatcacatcttgttacacatcacagaagccACACAGGTgataagccattttcttgctctgagtgcgggaaatgttttacacggaaatcagatcttgttaaacatcacagaagtcacacaggtgagaagccatttccatgttctgagtgtgggaaatgttttgcacacaaattacatcttgttagacataatagaactcacacaggtgagaaaccatttccatgttctgagtgtggaaaatgttttacacaaaactcacatcttgttagacatcagcgaactcacacaggtaaGAGGctatttctatactctgagaaataa